The following proteins are encoded in a genomic region of Chelmon rostratus isolate fCheRos1 chromosome 3, fCheRos1.pri, whole genome shotgun sequence:
- the p2rx3b gene encoding P2X purinoceptor 3b, with protein MGETSHTARMWSCIKDFFTYETTKSVVVKSWTIGIINRVVQLLIITYFIGWVFVYEKAYQVRDTAIESSVMTKVKGFGIYNEKVMDVADYVTPTQGASVFCIITKLITTENQVQGYCPESERKYTCTKDSDCTRHLNKPGSYGILTGKCVPFNATIKMCEIKGWCPAEIDTIKTTPMREVENFTIFIKNSIRFPTFNYTKGNFLSTITTDYIKKCNFDMINNTYCPIFRVGDVVRYAQQNFTKLADKGGVIGIKIGWICDLDKSDDQCNPSYSFTRLDAMSQKNAVSPGYNFRFAKYYKTENGTDYRTLVKAYAIRFDVLVNGNAGKFNMIPTLINMVAAFTSVGVGTVLCDIILLNFLKGAEQYKAKKFEEVSDNPMDSQRKGLYRSQLSLRHSDTIMRSSDSGAFSIEHYS; from the exons ATGGGTGAA ACATCACACACTGCAAGAATGTGGTCTTGTATAAAAGACTTCTTCACCTATGAAACCACCAAGTCAGTGGTAGTGAAGAGCTGGACCATCGGCATCATCAACCGCGTCGTCCAACTCCTCATCATCACTTACTTCATTGG gtgggTGTTTGTCTATGAGAAGGCCTACCAGGTGAGAGACACAGCTATTGAATCCTCGGTGATGACCAAGGTCAAAGGTTTTGGAATCTATAATGAGAAGGTCATGGATGTTGCAGACTACGTCACTCCTACTCAG GGAGCTTCAGTCTTCTGCATTATCACCAAATTGATCACAACTGAAAACCAAGTCCAAGGATACTGTCCTGAG AGTGAGAGGAAGTATACTTGTACTAAGGACAGCGACTGCACAAGGCACCTCAACAAGCCAGGAAGTTATG GAATTCTCACAGGCAAATGTGTTCCTTTCAATGCCACCATCAAGATGTGTGAGATAAAAGGATGGTGTCCTGCTGAGATCGACACCATCAAGAC tACACCAATGAGGGAAGTGGAgaatttcaccattttcattAAGAATAGCATCCGCTTCCCAACCTTCAACTACACCAA agggaaCTTCCTTTCTACCATCACCACCGATTACATCAAAAAATGTAACTTTGACATGATCAACAACACCTACTGCCCCATCTTTCGTGTGGGAGATGTGGTCCGCTACGCGCAGCAGAACTTCACTAAACTGGCAGACAAG GGAGGAGTGATTGGTATAAAGATCGGCTGGATATGTGATCTGGACAAGTCAGATGACCAGTGTAACCCCTCATACTCATTCACCCGACTGGATGCCATGTCACAGAAGAACGCTGTCTCGCCAGGCTACAATTTCAG gtTTGCCAAATACTATAAGACGGAGAATGGGACGGACTACCGCACTCTGGTCAAAGCCTATGCCATTAGGTTTGACGTTCTGGTCAATGGAAAT GCAGGGAAGTTCAACATGATCCCTACACTCATCAATATGGTGGCAGCCTTCACATCAGTGGGAGTG GGCACAGTGCTGTGTGACATTATACTGCTGAACTTCCTGAAAGGGGCTGAGCAGTACAAGGCCAAGAAATTTGAAGAG GTGTCCGACAATCCGATGGATTCCCAACGTAAAGGGTTGTACCGCTCCCAGCTGTCACTCAGACATAGTGACACGATCATGAGGTCCAGTGACTCAGGGGCATTTTCCATTGAACATTACAGCTAA
- the pold4 gene encoding DNA polymerase delta subunit 4 encodes MTTKRGLITDSFKVVKKARRAGKREKRPTPPQPQREAKTETAREEQLQKLRQFDLDWRFGPCTGISRLQRWERAKVHGLNPPEDIRDLLLQTHTDPEYNQSLWSEYPL; translated from the exons ATGACAACCAAGCGTGGACTGATAACAGATTCATTCAAGGTGGTGAAGAAAGCAAGGAGGGCGGGGAAACGGGAGAAGAGGCCTactcctcctcagccacagaGAG AAGCTAAAACTGAAACGGCTCGCGAGGAACAGCTGCAGAAGCTCAGACAGTTTGATCTGGACTGGAGATTTGGGCCCTGCACAG gtatcagcaggctgcagagatGGGAGAGAGCAAAAGTTCATGGTCTGAACCCACCTGAGGATATTAGGGACCTGCTGTTGCAAACGCACACCGACCCCGAGTACAACcagag CCTGTGGAGCGAATACCCATTGTGA